A region from the Coffea eugenioides isolate CCC68of chromosome 9, Ceug_1.0, whole genome shotgun sequence genome encodes:
- the LOC113783207 gene encoding uncharacterized protein LOC113783207, which yields MPRSSRTGDLIFDPEVKKIARRTRKETRQLRKEQSSAASQRPEPRGEPTDSFGDTSTDSDQEEVTMANARTLRELAAPDLNQQHLCITFPNLSDNTSFELKSGLIHLLPSFHGLPGEEPYNHLQEFDVVCNSIKPPGITEEQIKMRAFPFSLKDSAKDWLYYLSPGSIITWDQLKKKFLDKYFPVSRAASLRKEICGIKQYLRESLYEYWERFKNLLHKCPQHQISEQLLIQYFYEGLLFRDRSIIDAASGGALVNKTTQEARELIEGMAENSQQFGTREDVPIRKVNEVETSSIQQQLTELTSFVRQLAVGNASQAKVCGICTGMGHSTDMCPTILEESAEQVNMTGHAPAPRRPYDPYSNTYNPGWKDHPNFSYGGNRQPNFASNRQSNFVPNKQPGYQQQYQPRPPPPPSSGPSLEEMMKQMMATITQNQQRTEATITQNQQRTDSEMQDIRNQISQIATTINRLDSQNQGKLPSQPELNPKNVSAMILRSWKEIQGHEPVIPKDKDEEKIENELEREDSNGADPKVLPDPVITVKTNTPPFPSRLEKSKKQDKEKEILEVFRKVEINIPLLDAIKQVPKYAKFLRDLCVNRRRLRGDERVIVGENVSAVLQRKLPPKCGDSGMFTIPCRIGNTVIRRVMLDLGVSINVMPKSIYASLKLGPLKETGIIIQLADRTNAYPDGLVEDVLVKVNDLVFPANFYVLDMDDDHSPDPLTFVIR from the coding sequence ATGCCTCGGTCCTCTCGTACaggtgatttgatttttgaccctgaagtaAAGAAGATCGCGCGTAGAACGAGGAAGGAAACCAGACAGCTCAGAAAGGAGCAGTCCAGTGCTGCATCTCAGAGACCTGAGCCGAGAGGTGAACCGACGGATTCGTTTGGTGACACTTCGACTGACTCTGATCAAGAGGAGGTTACCATGGCTAACGCacgaacactaagggagttggctgctcctgatttaaatcagcagcaTTTATGCATTACTTTCCCGAATTTGAGTGATAACACTTCATTTGAATTGAAATCAGGTCTAATTCATCTTTTACCTtcttttcatggtttaccaggtgaggagccGTATAATCATCTGCAGGAGTTTGATGTCGTGTGCAATAGTATAAAGCCCCCGGGAATCacagaagagcagataaaaatgagggcattcccCTTCTCTTTGAAAGATTCTGCGAAGGACTGGTTGTACTACCTGTCACCAGGGAGCATCATCACGTGGGACCaactgaagaaaaaatttttggataagTATTTTCCTGTGTCCAGGGCTGCAAGTTTGAGGAAAGAAATTTGTGGGATCAAACAGTATCTACGGGAGTCACTCTATGAGTATTGGGAAAGGTTCAAAAACTTGTTGCACAAGTGTCCCCAGCACCAGATAAGTGAGCAGTTGCTCATTCAGTATTTTTACGAGGGACTCCTTTTCAGAGACAGGAGCataattgatgctgcaagtggaggggcactGGTGAACAAAACCACTCAGGAAGCACGGGAGTTAATAGAGGGGATGGCAGAAAATTCACAACAATTCGGTACGAGGGAGGATGTTCCAATACGCAAGGTGAATGAGGTAGAGACATCCTCTATCCAGCAGCAGCTAACTGAGTTGACTTCATTTGTGAGGCAACTGGCTGTAGGAAATGCATCGCAGGCTAAGGTGTGCGGGATTTGCACTGGTATGGGTCATTCTACAGACATGTGCCCAACAATTTTGGAAGAAAGTGCAGAGCAAGTGAACATGACTGGtcacgcgcccgcgccaagaagGCCCTATGACCCGTACTCGAATACGTACAATCCCGGTTGGAAGGATCACCCGAATTTCagttatggaggaaataggcagcCCAACTTTGCATCGAACAGGCAGTCTAATTTCGTGCCAAATAAGCAACCAGGGTACCAGCAGCAATACCAACCCCGACCACCTCCGCCCCCAAGTTCTGGTCCATCtttggaggagatgatgaaacaaatgatgGCGACCATTacgcaaaatcagcaaaggacggagGCAACCATTacgcaaaatcagcaaaggacggacTCCGAAATGCAGGACATAAGGAATCAGATAAGTCAAATAGCCACAACAATCAACCGCTTGGATTCCCAGAACCAAGGTAAATTGCCGTCTCAACCTGAATTAAATCCGAAGAACGTGAGCGCAATGATCCTAAGGAGCTGGAAGGAAATTCAGGGGCATGAACCTGTGATCCCTAAAGATAAGGATgaggaaaagatcgaaaatgagCTTGAGAGGGAGGACAGCAATGGTGCAGACCCAAAGGTACTCCCAGACCCAGTAATTACAGTTAAAACTAACACACCTCCTTTCCCTAGCAGGTTGGAAAAATCGAAGAAGCAAGATAAAGAGAAGGAGATCTTGGAGGTTTTTCGCAAGGTTGAGATAAATATCCCCCTGTTAGACGCAATcaaacaagtaccaaaatatGCCAAATTTCTAAGGGACTTGTGTGTCAACCGAAGGCGGTTGAGGGGGGATGAACGGGTTATTGTTGGAGAAAATGTGTCAGCGGTCCTGCAGAGGAAGCTTCCACCCAAGTGCGGGGActcaggtatgtttactatccccTGTAGGATAGGCAACACTGTGATTAGAAGGGTCATGTTGGATCTGGGAGTATCGattaatgtcatgcctaaaTCTATCTATGCTTCTCTAAAACTtggtccattaaaagaaactggGATAATTattcaattagctgaccgaACCAATGCATACCCTGATGGGTTGGTTGAAGATGTGTTAGTGAAAGTTAATGACTTGGTGTTTCCAGCTAatttttatgtacttgatatGGATGATGACCACTCACCCGATCCCCTCACCTTTGTTATTAGGTAG